ATCCAACCTTTGCAATATCAGATAACTCAGGAAATATCTATGTGCTCGATATGCAGGATGGCTCAGTGAAAAAATTTGACAGTAATGGTGTATTTATTAGAAAATACGGTAGAAGGGGTAAAGGTCTAGGTGAGTTTATGTCTCCCTTTAGAATAGATGTCTCTGAAGATGGTAAACTATTGGTATTGGATCCGAATCTTAGAAAGTGTGAAATATTAGATGGTGATAAAACAAAACAATTCAAACTGACCTCAATGCCAACGGGAGCTTGCTTTGTTGATTCAAAGTCTTTTGTACATTACAAATGATTGGTCCCTTTGATTATTCTGCATTAATAAAATATGATATCGTAAATGGAAACTCGACTGAGTGTCAAAATCTTATACTTAATAATACAGGTGTAAATTTAGGACCACTTGCTTTCTTGAATGGAGACATCTATAGAATTGATAAAAACGGTTTTCTGTATGTACCTGTATTTATGAACCATTTCGTCAAATATTCCATTGATGGAAAAATTATTTATGCCCGTAATACAATCGAGAATATTAAATTACCATCTGTTGATAGGGATAATGCCAAAATGGTGGACTTTAGATTGCCTGAAGAGTACACATCCTCCTGGAGGTCATTTGTCACTGGTGATAAATTATATAATGTAAGCTACCAGGCGAGGAAAAAGAAAACCACGGGTACAGATTATGTTATAGATGCATATGCTATTTCAAATGGTGATTACCTGTATTCTTTCACATTGTCAGATATGGATATATTGAGAAATATTTATATGGATAAAGAAAGGTTATATTTATTAAAGGATAACCTTGAGCTAGAAGTTCTTAGTTATAAAATTGAAGAGTAGCTTATGAACAGTATTTATAAATACGGTTTTTATGCTTTTATAATAATTTCCTTTTCACTTTTTAATATGTGGAATATATCACGCACTCGTTCAAAGGAAGAACTGAAGGTTGAAAAAGAAAAAAACGAAAAAAGAATTTCTTCACTCCTACAGTCAAATATAGTATTAAGAAGAAATATACATGAGGTGACGGGGTACGAACCAATAAATGCAAAAAATTTTAGTATAATAAAACAAGACTCAAGCTACCTTATAGCTTTATTGTCTGATTTTGATTGTTCAAAATGCCAGGAGAATGAACTGTTGAAACTGCAGAAAATAAAACCGCAGTTGGAAACAAAAGGAATAAAAGTAGTTTGCATAACTACGAAAAACAAAGTAAACCAGATATATTCGCAAATGAAATTTCTTAAGCTGAATATACCGCTATATTATGTTGATGATAATATTTTAAGAGAACAACTTTCATTTGATGAAAAATGTCCTCAAGTATTATTAGTAGAGAAAGGTATTGTAGTTTCGGCATTTAAACCAGTCACAAAAGATTTTCAATTTTCAGAGTTGTTCTACGAACGGTTATTAAAAAAGCTGCAAAATACTGATGGTGGACAATAATTATTAGAAACGTGAATCATAGATGATTTTGTAATGAGAATTTTAGTTCTTCTATTATTCTTGACACTGCTGTTTAAATTGAATTTTAATCGAGTTGAGTATTTGACATATTTATACAACAGCAAGAATTATTTAGTAGAAAAGGAAAGTAAATTTGTTCAGAAAACATTAACTGAGTGTGAGACAAATAAATTTCTTCAAAATCTTAAATCACTAAAAGGTACTATATATAAAGAAGGAGGTAAAAACCCTGAAGAAGGTTTAGATTGTTCAGGTTTGATTGTTTATCTCTTCAGTAAAATTGGATGTAAGTGGTTTAGGGATAGCAGCTTACTTGTTAATGACATTTCAGCAGATAAATTGTATCGTTATAATGTTAGAAAGTTTTACAATATAAGCCTATTAAAACCAGGCGACCTTATATTTTTTGATTCCGACAAAGATAATATTATTGAGCATGTTTCCGTCTTTTATAATTGGGATAACGGAAATAATGTTTGGGTGTGGGACGCATCTGACTATCCCGATGGAAAATTTGTTAATAAAGTATCTTATAGAAAAATAAACAACTTATTTGATAAGAATCCTTTGTTTGGCAGACCACTTAAAACTATTGAAGCCGCTTCGCTTGAGGATTACTTTATTTTCCCGTAACGTTTTTTGTAGAATTTTTATGAGTAAAATTCCTTAGCAACTTTTTAAGTTTTTAAGCATCTTTATGTAAAAAATTAATTATATGTCACTTTTTTCATCATCAATAAAACACCCAGTCTCTGTAGTAATGCTTTATGTAAGTATTACGTTAGAAAAATAAACTACTGAATCACTTGAAGCTAATAAGATATTAATGTCAAAAAGAAAAAGAACAAAACCTTAACATTTTTTACTTGACAAATTATTTTTTTTTTTTTTTAGATTGCCTTTAGAAAATAAGTTAAAGATTAAATGAAATCTTTCCCGCTAAATAACTTCAAATTACAAAGCGGTCAATTCTCATATTCAAACCTAATTTACAATTCTTTCTACTATCTGTTAGCCTCAGTGCTAATCTTTTCTGGGATAGCAAAAATAATAGATGTAAACCCATTAATAGAGGTGCTGCAACAAATAAAACTGCCAAATGATTTGGTAATTGTAATAGCAACGATATTGCCAATAACGGAAATAGGATTAGGAATAATGCTGCTGCTAAAGATAAAACAAAGAACAGCAATAAAAATAACTGCAATACTTTTTATGGTTTTCTTATTGTTTTCTATTTACGAAATGTTATCTGGTATAGAAAAAGATTGTGGGTGTTTTGGGAATGCAATAAAAAGTGAGTTTGGTTGGGGGATGGTTGGGAGGAATGCTTTCCTTCTTCTTCTTTCAATTGTTGTATTAGAAAGAGAGAATAGAAACGCTCTGGCGCCGGGCGAAATAAAACAATAAAAACTAAACAAGGAGGCAAAATATGAGACACTTAATGATAAATAGTGTTGCTACCTTAATAATTTTTTTAGGAAGTTTTCTGACCCTATCAGATCTTAACTATGCTGCTGGTACACCTAACACATGTTGTGCAGGTAATGGTGCTTGCTGTACCTGTTCGGGGCCCTGTGGGGCCGATGCCACACACTGTTGGTGCAACTAATTGTTGAATGTAATAATTGTTGATTTTTGTTAAGGGTTGTCTTTATAAGTAAAGTGAAAGACAACCCTTATAAAAAAGGGAGTAGGACTATTTATTGTTATTATTCATAATATGAAATAGATACATTGGAAGTTATATGGCTTATTATTTCTACAAATTATTTTTTATATGTTTAATATTTTTCAATTCAGATGCTTGTTTTAATTCGGGGAATAACTCAGAAATAATCTTAAAAGAAGATTTAATTATTAATAGTAGTGATATTGGCAAAGTAAATGAAATACAAATTGATGGTACCGGACAAATATATATTAGCGATGGAATAAATCAGTGTATTCATTTGTATTCTTCTAAGGGGAAATTTATACGCAAAATAGGTAGGAAAGGTGAAGCTCCAGGTGAATTCCAATATATATGGGGTATTAAAATAACAAGAGGAGATACTTTAGTTGTATATGATGGAATTCTATACAGGATTACAATATATGCGCCTGGAAAATTTGATTCTCCAATTAAAACGATTAGGATACCTGCTATTGAAAACGAACCA
This genomic interval from Melioribacteraceae bacterium 4301-Me contains the following:
- a CDS encoding 6-bladed beta-propeller — encoded protein: MNKNHRISLLYLLILFTIILSSCDDRQNQTNNLPQSSNPKEYPKIEIKLGNKIHKVSLNYKVNKQSKEKRKFVDIKMTHLFKIGSIQDTIFYYPTFAISDNSGNIYVLDMQDGSVKKFDSNGVFIRKYGRRGKGLGEFMSPFRIDVSEDGKLLVLDPNLRKCEILDGDKTKQFKLTSMPTGACFVDSKSFVHYK
- a CDS encoding NlpC/P60 family protein, which encodes MNFNRVEYLTYLYNSKNYLVEKESKFVQKTLTECETNKFLQNLKSLKGTIYKEGGKNPEEGLDCSGLIVYLFSKIGCKWFRDSSLLVNDISADKLYRYNVRKFYNISLLKPGDLIFFDSDKDNIIEHVSVFYNWDNGNNVWVWDASDYPDGKFVNKVSYRKINNLFDKNPLFGRPLKTIEAASLEDYFIFP
- a CDS encoding MauE/DoxX family redox-associated membrane protein, whose amino-acid sequence is MKSFPLNNFKLQSGQFSYSNLIYNSFYYLLASVLIFSGIAKIIDVNPLIEVLQQIKLPNDLVIVIATILPITEIGLGIMLLLKIKQRTAIKITAILFMVFLLFSIYEMLSGIEKDCGCFGNAIKSEFGWGMVGRNAFLLLLSIVVLERENRNALAPGEIKQ